TGCCGCGATCGCGCTTCCACCGCGCCGACCATGCAATGTCATAAAAGGAATACCATGTGGGTATTCAGCAAGGGCTTGCTTGGATTCGATTGCACCAACAAAACCAACTGGAAAGCCAAGAATCAATGCAGGTCGTTCCGAGCTCTCATCCAGCATTTCCAGCAACCGAAAGAGTGCTGTCGGCGCATTGCCAATCACAACCACTGACCCATTAAGCTGCGATCGCCACAGATCTAATGCAGCAGCTGACCGAGTGTTATCAATCCGCTCAGCAATTGCTGGCACTTCAGGCTCATTTAATGTGCAAATCACCGCATTTTGCGCAGGCAAACGCTTACGTGTAATACCATTTGCAACCATTTGAGAGTCACAGAGAATAGTTGCGCCGCTCTGCAAGGCCTGACGTCCTGACCTGAGTGCTGTCTCTGAAGCCTGAAAATCTTGAACAATATCAGTCATGCCACAGGCATGAATCAGCCGGACAACGACTGTTGCTAAATCTTCCGGC
The sequence above is a segment of the Synechococcus elongatus PCC 11801 genome. Coding sequences within it:
- a CDS encoding precorrin-8X methylmutase codes for the protein MFDYIRNGTDIYRKSFRIIREEASLSHLPEDLATVVVRLIHACGMTDIVQDFQASETALRSGRQALQSGATILCDSQMVANGITRKRLPAQNAVICTLNEPEVPAIAERIDNTRSAAALDLWRSQLNGSVVVIGNAPTALFRLLEMLDESSERPALILGFPVGFVGAIESKQALAEYPHGIPFMTLHGRRGGSAIAAAAVNAIAQESEL